The segment GTGGACCAGCTCAACTCCTTCTCCGCGGAGGTGACCCGCGTGGCGAAAGAGGTCGGCACCGAAGGGAAACTCGGCGGCCAGGCGGAGGTGCAGGGGGTCTCCGGAACCTGGAAAGACCTGACCGACAATGTGAACTTCATGGCGAGCAACCTGACCACGCAGGTGCGCGGGATCGTCAAGGTCGTGACCGCGGTCGCAAATGGGGATCTCACCCGGAAATTGGTTGTGGAAGCGAAAGGGGAGATCGCCGCGTTGGCCGATACGATCAACAGCATGACCGATACCTTGAGAATCTTCGCCGATCAGGTGACCGACGTCGCCCGGGAGGTGGGAATCGAGGGGAAGCTCGGCGGCCAGGCGAAGGTGCCGGGGGCCGCGGGGACCTGGAAGGACTTGACCGACAATGTGAACCAGCTTGCCGGAAACCTCACCACGCAGGTGCGGGCGATCGCGGAGGTCGCCACCGCTGTGACGAAGGGGGATTTGACCCGGTCGATTACGGTCGAGGCGCAAGGGGAGGTCTCGGCCCTCAAAAACAACATCAACCAGATGATCGCGAACCTGAAGGATACGACGCAGAAAAACATGGAGCAGGACTGGCTGAAAACCAACCTCGCCAAGTTCTCCGGAATGATGCAGGGTCAAAAAGACCTGAAGGCGATCTCCCGGTTGATCATGTCGGAGTTGACCCCGCTGATCTCCGCGCACCACGGGGCTTTCTACATTTCGGAAAATCAGGACAACGAGCCGGTCTTTAAGCTGATCAGCAGCTACGCCTTCAAGGAGCGGAAAAATCTCACTCAGCGGTTCCACCTCGGAGAGAGTTTGATCGGGCAGTGCGCGCTGGAGAAAAAGGGCATCCTCTTGACGAAGGTCCCCCCCGACTACATCACGATCAACTCCGGTCTGGGGGAGGCCCCTCCGCTGAACATCATCGTCCTGCCGGTCCTCTTCGAGGGGGAGGTCAAAGCGGTCATCGAGCTGGCCTCCTTCCAGCCGTTCAGCCAGATCCACCAGATCTTCCTCGATCAATTGATGGCGAGCATCGGCGTGGTGCTGAACATGATCTCGGCGAGCATGCGGACGGAAGAGCTGCTCCAGGAGCTGCAGAAGTCGAACGCGGAGCTGGAGGCCCAGGCGAAAGAGCTGGAAGAAAAAGCGTCGCTGCTCGAAATCAAGAACAAAGAGGTCGAGCTGGCGAGCGTCTCTCTGGAGGAAAAAGCGGAACAGCTCTCCCTGATTTCGAAATACAAGTCGGAATTCCTCGCCAATATGTCTCATGAGCTCCGCACCCCGCTCAACAGCCTGCTGGTGCTGGCCAAGCTCCTTTCGGAGAACAAAGACACGACCCTCACCCCCAAGCAGGTGGAGTATGCGCAGACCATCTACACGTCGGGATGCGATCTCTTGACCCTGATCAATGAGATCTTGGATCTCTCCAAGGTCGAATCGGGGAAGATGGGGGTGACCCCGAGCGATATCCGCCTTCCGGAGGTCCAGGACTATGTCGAGCGGACCTTCCGGGAGATGGCCCAGCAGAAAGGGCTTGGTTTCAACATTATCCGGGATGAGGCGTTGCCGAGCGCGATCCGGACCGATGAGCAGCGCCTCCAGCAGATCTTGAAGAACCTCTTGTCGAACGCTTTCAAATTCACCGAAAAAGGAAATGTCCTGCTCCGGATCACTCCCGCCGATCCGGAGACGGCCTTTGAGAGCGAGCTTCTCAAGCGATCGAATTCCGTCATTGCATTCTCGGTGACCGACACCGGCGTCGGGATTCCCAAGAACAAACAGAAGCTGATCTTCGAAGCCTTCCAGCAGGCCGATGGGACCACCAGCCGGAAATACGGCGGCACCGGTCTGGGTCTGACGATCAGCCGGGAGATCGCGCGGCTGTTGGGAGGGGAAATTCACGTGGAGAGCACCCCCGGCCGGGGAAGCACCTTTACCCTCTACCTGCCGGAGTCGTATGCCGGTTCCGAGGTGGAACACGACTACGGCCAGGACGGGCAGAACGAAATCGCCAAATCGGACGAGATCCCCCCGGGAAGCCTGAACGGAAAGAGGATTCTCGTGATCGACGACGATGTCCGCAATATCTTCGCGGTGACCAGCCTTCTTGAAAGCCAGGGGGTGACGGTCCTCTTTGCGGAGAACGGCAAGGAAGGGATTGAACTGTTGAAAAACAACAAAGACGTCGATCTCGTTTTGATGGACATCATGATGCCGGAGATGGACGGGTACGAAACGACCCGCATGATCCGAAACATGGGGAAATACAAATCGCTTCCGATTATCGCCCTGACCGCCAAGGCAATGAAGGAGGATCGGGAGAAATGCATCGAAGCGGGTGTCTCCGACTATATCACCAAGCCGGTCGATAATAACCGTCTTCTCTCCCTGCTCCGTGTCTGGATGGATCGGAAAGAAGAGGGAAAGAAACAATCAAAATCGGCTTAGCCGGTGAGGAACACTGATGGAAAAGGTAAACATCTTATTGGTCGATGATCACCCGGAGAACCTCGTCGCGCTGGAAGCAATCCTCGATTCTCCTTTCTACCGTCTGATCAAAGCCGCCTCGGGGGTGGAGGCATTGAAACATCTCCTGCTGGACGAGTTCGCCCTGATCCTCCTCGACGTCGCCATGCCCGACCTGGACGGGTTCGAGACCGCCGTTTTAATTAAAAAACGTCCGAAGCTTCGCGACATTCCGATCATCTTTCTGACCGCCTTCAGCAAAGATGAGCCGTTCATCTTCAGAGGCTACTCCGTCGGGGCGGTCGATTACGTCTTCAAGCCGTTCGAGCCGATGGTGTTGCGGTCCAAAGTGGCGGTTTTCGCCGAGCTGTTCAGAAACCGCGAGCAGATCAAAAGACAGGGGGAGCTGCTTCGTCAAAGCGAGCGGCGGGAGCATGAACGGCGGTTTCTGGAACAGGAGTGGGCGAGCCAGAAGCGTTACCGTCACCTGGCCGATGCCGTCCCCCAAATCATCTGGACCGCCGGTCGCGACGGCGCCGTCGATTACTTCAATCAGCAGTGGCATCTTTATACCGGCTTGACTTTGGAGCAGTGCGAGGGGTGGAAGTGGAAGCGGGCGATCCATCCCGAAGACCTCCCGCGCCTGCTGCAGCAGTGGCGGGAGGCGCTCCAAGCGGGGCAGCGGCTGGAAGTTGAATGCCGGTTAAAGAAGGCCGATGGAACCTTCCGGTGGCATCTGTTCCGCGCGATTCCCGAGGCCGAAAACGGGGTGATCGTCGCCTGGCTCGGCACGGCGACCGATATCGATTATCAAAAACAAGCGGAAACGTTCTTGAAGCAAAAGACGCTGGAGGCGGAGGAGGGAA is part of the Candidatus Manganitrophus noduliformans genome and harbors:
- a CDS encoding ATP-binding protein, producing the protein MEKVNILLVDDHPENLVALEAILDSPFYRLIKAASGVEALKHLLLDEFALILLDVAMPDLDGFETAVLIKKRPKLRDIPIIFLTAFSKDEPFIFRGYSVGAVDYVFKPFEPMVLRSKVAVFAELFRNREQIKRQGELLRQSERREHERRFLEQEWASQKRYRHLADAVPQIIWTAGRDGAVDYFNQQWHLYTGLTLEQCEGWKWKRAIHPEDLPRLLQQWREALQAGQRLEVECRLKKADGTFRWHLFRAIPEAENGVIVAWLGTATDIDYQKQAETFLKQKTLEAEEGNRLKSEFVSNVSHELRTPLHAILGYSDLLSEESGIKEEQSGWVKGIHRNASDLLDLVNNLLDLSKIESGKGLLNLKQIDLKEVVPGFFDNIGSLTNGKEIQINLMIDEKLRVIQSDPLKIRQIFLNLLSNAIKFTERGVITTTLSNREGGILLTIQDTGIGMRPEDLPYIFDPFRQIDGSITRKAGGTGLGLAIVKNAVTALNGTIEVRSEPGKGSTFKIFLPEFPFDRFKPVKSRIESNPDQG